A region from the Bacteroidota bacterium genome encodes:
- the glmS gene encoding glutamine--fructose-6-phosphate transaminase (isomerizing), which translates to MCGIVAYVGRREAAPILLQGLRRLEYRGYDSAGIATLYGGELHLLKTRGKVEDLLARLNGRSLPGQIGIAHTRWATHGEPSDVNAHPHTDMRARLALIHNGIIENYAALRTELERVGCVFRSQTDTEVLAHLIGALWTDCDLETAVRRALSLVVGAYGLAIISPEEPDTLIVARKGSPLILGIGEGEYIVASDASAIIEHTRRVIYLEDGEMAVIRPTGYLVKDIQNTERTKQICTIEWSLEQIERGGYAHFMLKEIFEQPSSLENTLRGRIRPGQAEVQLGGLISVRDRLFRARRMVLVGCGTSWHAGLVGEYLIESLARIPVEVEYASEFRYRDPILYPDDVVIAISQSGETADTLAAVREAKARGALVLGVCNVVGSSIARETEAGVYLHAGPEIGVASTKAFTSQVAVLAMIALLLAKGRTLTEAEVLAYVEELTQIPEKIRRILQLRPVIQELAYEYKDATNFLYLGRGPNFPVALEGALKLKEISYIHAEGYPAAEMKHGPIALIDENMPVVFIALHDGTYEKILSNIQEVRARQGRVIAITDEQDPALAQLASHIVQIPRTLELFTPLLAVVPLQLLAYEIAVLRGCDVDKPRNLAKSVTVE; encoded by the coding sequence ATGTGTGGCATCGTTGCATACGTAGGCCGCCGGGAGGCCGCTCCCATCTTGCTTCAGGGGCTGCGCCGGCTTGAGTACCGCGGCTACGATTCAGCTGGGATCGCGACCCTGTACGGGGGTGAGCTACACCTTCTCAAAACGCGGGGCAAAGTCGAGGACCTGCTTGCCCGCCTAAACGGTCGCAGCCTACCAGGCCAGATCGGGATCGCCCACACCCGCTGGGCCACGCATGGGGAGCCTAGCGACGTAAATGCTCACCCGCATACGGACATGCGCGCGCGTCTGGCGCTGATCCATAATGGGATCATCGAGAACTACGCCGCCCTACGCACAGAGCTCGAACGAGTGGGCTGTGTTTTTCGCAGCCAAACGGACACCGAGGTCCTGGCCCATCTGATCGGAGCCCTCTGGACGGACTGTGACCTGGAGACGGCCGTCCGGCGCGCCCTAAGCCTTGTGGTGGGGGCCTATGGGCTGGCCATCATCTCCCCGGAGGAGCCCGATACCCTGATCGTGGCCCGCAAGGGCAGCCCGCTCATCCTCGGTATCGGGGAGGGGGAGTACATCGTGGCCTCCGACGCGAGCGCCATCATAGAGCATACACGTCGGGTGATTTACCTGGAAGATGGCGAGATGGCCGTCATCCGGCCTACGGGCTACCTGGTCAAAGACATCCAGAATACAGAGCGCACTAAGCAGATCTGCACCATCGAATGGAGCCTGGAGCAGATCGAGCGGGGCGGCTATGCGCACTTTATGCTCAAGGAGATCTTCGAGCAGCCTAGTTCGCTTGAGAACACGCTGCGAGGCCGTATCCGTCCGGGCCAAGCCGAGGTGCAGCTCGGGGGCTTGATTTCCGTGCGGGATCGGCTCTTTCGGGCCCGTCGTATGGTGCTTGTAGGCTGCGGGACCTCCTGGCATGCGGGCCTGGTGGGGGAGTACCTGATTGAATCCTTGGCGCGCATTCCCGTAGAGGTGGAGTACGCCTCCGAGTTTCGCTACCGCGATCCAATCCTGTATCCGGATGACGTGGTCATCGCCATCAGCCAAAGCGGCGAGACGGCCGATACGCTGGCCGCTGTTCGGGAGGCCAAGGCGCGCGGGGCGCTCGTGTTAGGCGTCTGCAACGTAGTGGGCTCCTCGATCGCACGCGAGACCGAAGCGGGCGTGTACCTGCACGCCGGGCCCGAGATCGGAGTAGCCTCCACGAAGGCGTTCACCTCGCAGGTGGCCGTGCTGGCCATGATCGCCTTGTTATTGGCCAAGGGCCGCACGCTCACCGAGGCCGAGGTGTTGGCCTATGTGGAGGAGCTTACGCAGATCCCGGAGAAGATCCGACGTATTCTCCAACTGCGCCCTGTCATTCAGGAGCTGGCCTATGAGTATAAGGACGCCACGAACTTCCTCTACCTTGGACGCGGGCCCAACTTCCCCGTCGCCCTCGAGGGGGCCCTTAAGCTGAAGGAGATCTCCTACATTCACGCCGAGGGTTACCCGGCCGCCGAGATGAAACACGGGCCCATCGCCCTGATTGACGAGAACATGCCCGTTGTCTTCATCGCGCTACACGACGGGACCTACGAGAAGATCCTAAGCAACATCCAGGAGGTGCGCGCCCGTCAGGGTCGGGTGATCGCGATCACGGATGAACAGGACCCGGCGCTTGCCCAACTGGCCTCGCATATTGTGCAGATCCCGCGCACCCTGGAGCTCTTTACCCCGCTACTGGCCGTGGTGCCGCTGCAGCTGTTGGCTTATGAGATCGCCGTGCTGCGGGGCTGCGACGTGGATAAACCCCGCAACCTGGCCAAAAGCGTAACGGTCGAGTAG